Proteins encoded within one genomic window of Glandiceps talaboti chromosome 3, keGlaTala1.1, whole genome shotgun sequence:
- the LOC144433116 gene encoding uncharacterized protein LOC144433116, with the protein MTTRTTKTLENLKGRGEPQRKSVTVQDQWEEIWKDENTKHDLQRAAEFPDTKKKLYRGRIMLVGAFGAGKTSTKRSLLKEVFKSEHFSTDGADVYEIDITEWVIKESKTDHYRGERLIDETRQLMEDTLLFGMKKQEYQKTPVKPTTTFRKRTDIIGDLKTDDEKQSPSRNTERRFRERIQTRLREVKDVDKPDLYFSLWDSAGQSLYYTTHQVFLTSRVIYILVTDLTKTLDEILSSKAEGPWRDEWSVKGRLSKYAHFLSFWMNSIHAHARPGDSPSSGAQAARYSVTAPPVIIVGTKKDLLDKGRNREQLAEERLRDIKDYIRKHCVAASEHLDGMIAIDNKSREGDTPSDPKIEELRQRIKSLAEEYFFLGEVPVKWIHLELTFRKMNQQVLKLNEVYEIGKRINMKREDVDKALEFYHSVGEIVHYVAEPELKDTVILDVGWLVNLFKLVITQELPTLSLPPKLHNMVDEVSKEGRLGEGLLDHILEEKGRIQDKQIVLKIMEKFDILCYVPCPKRAGPQSNVYYLPSLLTRGKDEKGDIICPTDSIACCPIYFHFPGNFLPEGLYYKLVVRCSRKLQQNPVLVKHRSRIPINNERGVQVTLCKRSSDIEMRVLKISLGGNQPTELNPKLVTNVRETVEAELTALIKTYCPGLSYRACLKCPCKHHEPGKLLVDIDDVDDRCVAIDTSSRTLLAKGRVICSRSQIPFEEPGLLLWYSTYVDWKKISRDRMSAMVKIRQLSSLYLQLCQELGQDDEKKLRGFLYGGPIPKRELQNLKDPVDIFQRLEEKGVISRDNLQYLKDLLIAIERRPLVDMVNQCRFK; encoded by the exons ATGACAACAAGAACTACAAAAACACTAGAGAATTTAAAAGGAAGAGGAGAGCCACAAAGGAAAAGTGTTACAGTGCAAGACCAA TGGGAAGAGATCTGGAAG GACGAAAATACCAAACAC GACCTTCAACGTGCAGCTGAATTTCCAGACACGAAGAAAAAGTTGTATCGTGGTCGAATTATGCTAGTTGGAGCTTTTGGTGCTGGAAAGACATCAACGAAGAGAAGCCTTTTAAAAGAAGTTTTTAAGAGTGAACATTTCAGTACAGATGGAGCTGATGTTTATGAAATTGACATAACGGAATGGGTTATAAAAG AATCGAAGACTGATCATTACAGAGGAGAACGTTTGATCGATGAAACGAGACAGTTGATGGAAGACACTCTTTTGTTTGGAATGAAGAAACAAGAATATCAGAAAACACCTGTCAAACCTACAACAACATTTCGTAAACGTACAGACATTATTGGTGACTTGAAGACGGATGATGAGAAACAGTCCCCATCTCGCAACACTGAACGTAGATTTCGTGAACGCATACAGACACGTCTACGCGAGGTTAAAGACGTTGATAAACCTGACCTATACTTCAGTCTATGGGACTCTGCAGGACAGAGTTTATACTATACAACACATCAG GTATTCCTGACAAGTCGAGTCATCTACATACTTGTAACGGATCTCACAAAAACCCTGGATGAAATCCTATCAAGCAAAGCTGAAGGACCATGGAGAGATGAATGGAGTGTCAAAGGTCGGTTATCAAAATATGCAC ATTTCCTCTCCTTCTGGATGAATTCCATTCATGCCCATGCAAGACCCGGTGATTCCCCTTCAAGTGGAGCACAGGCAGCAAGGTATTCTGTTACAGCGCCACCAGTTATCATAGTTGGAACAAAGAAAGATCTACTTGATAAG GGTCGTAATAGAGAACAATTGGCAGAGGAACGACTACGAGACATCAAAGACTACATACGTAAACACTGTGTAGCTGCTAGTGAGCATCTTGATGGCATGATTGCCATTGACAACAAATCGAGAGAGGGAGACACACCGTCCGATCCGAAGATCGAAGAACTCCGTCAACGGATTAAATCGCTAGCCGAGGAATATTTCTTCCTTGGCGAAGTACCTGTAAAGTGGATTCACCTTGAACTCACATTCAGAAAGATGAATCAGCAGGTATTAAAGCTAAATGAGGTTTACGAAATTGGAAAGAGAATAAATATGAAACGCGAAGATGTAGATAAGGCTTTGGAGTTTTACCACAGTGTGGGCGAGATCGTACATTATGTTGCTGAGCCAGAGCTTAAGGATACGGTTATCCTAGATGTCGGATGGTTAGTCAACCTATTCAAGTTGGTTATTACCCAAGAACTACCGACCTTGAGTTTACCACCCAAACTTCACAACATGGTTGATGAAGTGTCTAAGGAAGGGCGCTTAGGTGAGGGTCTACTGGATCACATACTCGAAGAGAAAGGTCGTATACAGGACAAGCAAATTGTCCTGAAGATAATGGAAAAGTTTGACATCCTGTGTTATGTACCTTGCCCAAAACGTGCTGGTCCTCAGTCGAATGTCTATTATCTGCCGTCCCTTCTCACAAGAGGTAAAGACGAGAAAGGCGACATCATTTGTCCTACAGATAGTATAGCTTGTTGCCCTATCTACTTCCATTTCCCTGGCAATTTCCTACCCGAGGGGCTGTATTACAAATTGGTCGTGAGATGCTCAAGGAAATTGCAACAGAATCCAGTGTTGGTGAAACATCGATCTCGTATACCAATAAACAACGAAAGGGGTGTTCAAGTCACTCTTTGCAAAAGGAGTTCTGATATTGAGATGAGAGTACTTAAAATCTCACTGGGAGGAAATCAACCAACAGAGCTGAACCCCAAGTTGGTGACAAACGTCAGGGAAACGGTAGAGGCAGAACTGACAGCGCTGATCAAAACCTATTGTCCTGGTTTATCTTATCGTGCCTGCCTGAAATGTCCTTGTAAGCATCATGAGCCAGGTAAATTGTTGGTAGATATTGACGACGTTGATGATAGATGCGTTGCCATCGACACGTCATCTCGTACTCTTCTAGCGAAAGGCCGAGTCATCTGTAGTAGAAGCCAAATCCCGTTTGAAGAACCAGGTTTATTGTTATGGTATTCAACAT ATGTTGACTGGAAGAAAATTAGTCGAGATAG AATGTCTGCAATGGTAAAGATACGTCAGTTAAGTAGCCTTTATCTACAGTTGTGTCAAGAACTGGGTCAAGACGATGAGAAGAAATTAAGAGGGTTTCTCTATGGTGGTCCTATTCCTAAACGTGAATTGCAAAACCTCAAGGACCCTGTTGATATATTCCAACGTCTTGAAGAGAAAGGGGTGATAAGCAGAGATAACTTACAATATCTCAAGGATCTGCTAATAGCTATCGAAAGACGACCATTGGTTGACATGGTTAACCAGTGCAG GTTCAAATAA
- the LOC144433117 gene encoding uncharacterized protein LOC144433117, translating to MTSCNTLNIIKQPGIYLREIQWKLVDDNIFTADEVPCISTIHFGVTNYLNTSRKKLSRVPAKSITVNEERGMDFMEIVSDYRADQLHWFDESAGIRTTGNQIYGHAVIGQPAVEIQRHSSNTTFTINLLIGTSGVDHSYTCIILGPSNGLEMGFEEDFVNLCLAPGDCVIKDNCGFHHARFVEPYLHHMLGQRGVRLLFQPP from the coding sequence ATGACATCTTGCAACACATTGAATATTATAAAACAACCTGGTATATACCTACGAGAAATACAATGGAAATTGGTGGACGACAATATTTTCACCGCGGACGAAGTTCCATGTATATCTACAATTCATTTTGGTGTCACCAACTATCTAAACACGTCGCGCAAGAAACTAAGTAGGGTACCCGCCAAATCTATAACAGTGAACGAGGAACGAGGAATGGATTTCATGGAAATTGTCTCGGATTATCGTGCTGACCAACTACATTGGTTTGATGAATCTGCTGGTATTCGTACTACAGGTAATCAAATTTATGGACATGCAGTTATCGGCCAACCGGCAGTCGAAATTCAAAGACACTCGTCaaatacaacattcacaatAAATTTACTTATTGGTACGTCAGGCGTCGACCattcttatacatgtatcattttagGCCCTTCCAATGGACTAGAGATGGGTTTTGAGGAAGACTTTGTAAATCTGTGTCTGGCACCTGGAGATTGCGTCATTAAGGACAACTGTGGTTTCCACCATGCAAGATTTGTTGAACCGTACCTTCATCACATGCTAGGGCAGCGAGGTGTTCGTCTGCTTTTCCAACCACCATAA